Proteins encoded by one window of Nicotiana tabacum cultivar K326 chromosome 10, ASM71507v2, whole genome shotgun sequence:
- the LOC107800373 gene encoding uncharacterized protein LOC107800373 → MDQQHSTCFSSSSKINDKEKKKKRSVVKLSTDPQSVAARERRHRISDRFKILQSLIPGGSKMDTVTMLEEAIHYVKFLKTQIWLHQTVINIVDDYDNPNYHDQLLMAHDSNFANYYPHEMVEYCPAPVENAQINYNLDQLQLPGYAFSDGDQFQGEETNITGDSFMYY, encoded by the coding sequence ATGGATCAACAACATTccacttgtttttcttcttcaagtaaaattaatgacaaagaaaagaagaaaaaaagatcaGTTGTGAAACTATCAACTGATCCACAAAGTGTAGCAGCTCGTGAAAGAAGGCATAGAATCAGTGATCGTTTCAAGATTTTGCAGAGTTTAATCCCTGGTGGTTCAAAAATGGATACAGTTACTATGTTAGAAGAAGCAattcactatgtcaaatttctTAAGACTCAAATATGGCTGCATCAAACCGTGATTAATATTGTAGATGATTATGATAATCCAAATTATCATGATCAGTTGCTAATGGCTCATGACTCTAATTTTGCTAATTATTATCCTCATGAAATGGTGGAATATTGCCCAGCTCCTGTTGAGAATGCACAAATAAATTATAACTTGGACCAGCTGCAGCTTCCAGGTTATGCATTTTCAGATGGGGATCAATTCCAAGGAGAAGAAACTAATATTACTGGTGATTCTTTTATGTACTATTAG